A stretch of Candidatus Thermoplasmatota archaeon DNA encodes these proteins:
- a CDS encoding PaaI family thioesterase yields MSHPPPGAGPFSKLLGVTEVRAHGDGLEVALEVDERHHNEGGIVHGGVQMALLDMAMGGAVVRTLLHGEWTATSSMTTDFMRPAIKGRLVARGRVERRGKLTAFPVGELRDASGEVVARATGVWAIRTG; encoded by the coding sequence GTGTCCCATCCTCCCCCGGGCGCGGGCCCGTTCTCGAAGCTCCTCGGCGTGACGGAGGTCCGCGCCCACGGCGACGGGCTCGAAGTCGCGCTCGAGGTGGACGAACGCCACCACAACGAAGGCGGCATCGTGCACGGCGGCGTCCAGATGGCGCTCCTCGACATGGCGATGGGCGGCGCCGTCGTGCGCACGCTCCTCCACGGCGAGTGGACGGCGACATCGAGCATGACGACGGACTTCATGCGCCCGGCGATCAAGGGTCGGCTCGTCGCGCGGGGCCGCGTCGAGCGCCGGGGGAAGCTCACGGCGTTCCCGGTCGGCGAGCTCCGCGACGCTTCGGGCGAGGTCGTCGCGCGCGCGACGGGCGTCTGGGCGATACGCACGGGTTAG